Proteins from a genomic interval of Nocardioides jishulii:
- the pyk gene encoding pyruvate kinase: MRRAKIVCTLGPAVDSPEKIAELLEAGMNVARLNMSHGDHAEHARRYAMVREVSERTGRAIGIFADLQGPKIRLGAFREGSAVLIPGQAWTITTRDVEGDADECGTTYQGLPGDVHPGDPILIDDGKVRLEVVSVDGQDVRTKVIVGGPVSNHKGINLPGVAVSVPALSDKDTDDLRWALHQGVDFIALSFVRHAEDADDVRAIMAEEGITVPVIAKIEKPQAIDNREAIIDAFDGLMVARGDLGVECPLEQVPLLQKTLIDLARRHAKPVIVATQMLESMINAPAPTRAETSDVANAVLDGADAVMLSGETSVGRHPIATVRTMARIVENTEDHGLARMAAVDWQPRTKGGVISKAAAEVAGRMDAKFMVAFTQSGDSARRLARYRGAIPLLAFSPLAETVRQLSLSWGVEPLQTADVGSTDEMVRQVDEVLLASGRVQEGDFIVITAGTPPGIPGSTNALRVHRMGDAIKGVAPAYRTEG, translated from the coding sequence GTGCGTAGAGCAAAGATCGTCTGCACCCTTGGCCCGGCTGTCGACAGCCCTGAGAAGATCGCGGAGCTCCTCGAGGCGGGGATGAACGTCGCCCGCCTGAACATGAGCCACGGCGACCATGCCGAACACGCGCGGAGATACGCGATGGTCCGGGAGGTGAGCGAGCGGACCGGTCGTGCGATCGGGATCTTCGCCGACCTCCAGGGGCCGAAGATCCGCCTGGGCGCCTTCCGTGAGGGCTCGGCCGTCCTGATCCCGGGACAGGCGTGGACCATCACCACCCGCGACGTCGAGGGGGATGCCGACGAGTGCGGCACGACGTACCAGGGGCTGCCCGGTGACGTGCACCCCGGCGACCCGATCCTCATCGACGACGGCAAGGTCCGACTCGAGGTGGTCTCCGTCGACGGTCAGGACGTGCGGACCAAGGTGATCGTGGGAGGCCCCGTCTCGAACCACAAGGGGATCAACCTTCCCGGCGTCGCGGTCTCCGTGCCGGCCCTGTCCGACAAGGACACCGACGACCTGCGGTGGGCGCTGCACCAGGGCGTCGACTTCATCGCCCTCAGCTTCGTGCGCCATGCCGAGGACGCCGACGACGTGCGGGCGATCATGGCCGAGGAGGGCATCACCGTCCCGGTCATCGCCAAGATCGAGAAGCCCCAGGCGATCGACAACCGCGAGGCGATCATCGACGCGTTCGACGGACTGATGGTGGCGCGCGGCGACCTGGGCGTGGAGTGCCCCCTCGAGCAGGTCCCCCTGCTGCAGAAGACCCTGATCGATCTGGCCCGCCGTCACGCCAAGCCGGTGATCGTCGCCACCCAGATGCTCGAGTCGATGATCAACGCCCCGGCGCCGACCCGCGCCGAGACCTCCGACGTCGCCAACGCCGTGCTCGACGGCGCCGACGCCGTGATGCTCTCCGGTGAGACGAGCGTGGGGCGCCACCCGATCGCCACCGTCCGCACGATGGCGCGCATCGTCGAGAACACCGAGGACCACGGCCTGGCGCGCATGGCGGCGGTCGACTGGCAGCCGCGCACCAAGGGCGGCGTCATCTCCAAGGCGGCCGCCGAGGTGGCCGGCCGGATGGACGCCAAGTTCATGGTCGCCTTCACCCAGAGCGGTGACTCGGCCCGACGCCTGGCCCGCTACCGGGGCGCCATCCCGCTGCTGGCCTTCAGCCCCCTGGCCGAAACCGTGCGCCAGCTCTCGCTGAGCTGGGGCGTGGAGCCGCTCCAGACCGCTGACGTGGGCAGCACCGACGAGATGGTGCGCCAGGTCGACGAGGTGCTGCTGGCCTCCGGCCGGGTGCAGGAGGGGGACTTCATCGTCATCACCGCCGGCACGCCGCCGGGCATCCCCGGCTCCACCAACGCCCTGCGCGTCCACCGCATGGGAGACGCCATCAAGGGAGTGGCGCCGGCCTACCGGACCGAGGGCTGA
- a CDS encoding branched-chain amino acid ABC transporter permease: MSIDAEARSLTETTESRRSPARRALLIAASMLGGFVLLLLVGEFVPGEAGSIARAMAREAISPQTAAVAIAVIGLNVHFGFTGLLNMGQAGFMLLGAYGFTISLIEGVPLVGAVLIGLLVAAIFGLVLGIPTLKLRGDYLAIVTISAAEIIRYVGRSALLTDVTGAAQGLQGKRYRDPFTELSFFGDGEASIFFLDYQMTGVNGWWVRFVAWSLVALCVLLVFLLARSPWGRLLRGIREDEFAIMSLGKNAFAVKMQALLIGGMLGALGGMVYVLPASVQPDSMGRAMTFFAWTALLLGGAATIFGPVLGSILFFTVRIFIKGTADVVVPSAIMNSQQTEQFSWIVVGVALMLLVIFRPQGILGDKRELRFNV, translated from the coding sequence ATGTCGATCGACGCAGAGGCTCGAAGCCTCACCGAAACGACCGAGTCGCGGCGCTCCCCGGCTCGTCGGGCACTCCTGATCGCCGCCTCGATGCTGGGGGGCTTCGTGCTCCTCCTGCTCGTGGGCGAGTTCGTGCCCGGCGAGGCCGGGTCGATCGCCCGGGCGATGGCCCGCGAGGCGATCAGCCCCCAGACCGCCGCAGTCGCCATCGCGGTCATCGGGCTCAACGTGCACTTCGGCTTCACCGGCCTGCTCAACATGGGTCAGGCCGGGTTCATGCTGCTGGGTGCCTACGGGTTCACCATCTCCCTGATCGAAGGCGTGCCCCTGGTCGGTGCCGTGCTGATCGGCCTGCTCGTGGCGGCGATCTTCGGCCTCGTGCTGGGCATCCCGACGCTGAAGCTGCGCGGTGACTACCTGGCCATCGTGACCATCTCGGCGGCGGAGATCATCCGCTACGTCGGTCGCTCGGCCCTGCTCACCGACGTGACGGGCGCCGCTCAGGGACTGCAGGGCAAGCGGTACCGCGACCCCTTCACCGAGCTGTCCTTCTTCGGTGACGGCGAGGCCAGCATCTTCTTCCTCGACTACCAGATGACCGGGGTCAACGGATGGTGGGTCCGGTTCGTCGCGTGGTCGCTCGTCGCGCTCTGCGTCCTGCTCGTCTTCCTGCTGGCCCGCAGCCCCTGGGGCCGCCTGCTGCGGGGCATCCGTGAGGACGAGTTCGCGATCATGAGCCTGGGCAAGAACGCCTTCGCGGTGAAGATGCAGGCGTTGCTGATCGGCGGCATGCTCGGAGCTCTCGGGGGCATGGTCTACGTGCTGCCGGCCTCGGTGCAGCCCGACTCGATGGGGCGCGCGATGACCTTCTTCGCCTGGACGGCACTGCTGCTCGGTGGGGCCGCCACCATCTTCGGGCCGGTGCTCGGCTCGATCCTCTTCTTCACCGTGCGCATCTTCATCAAGGGCACCGCCGACGTGGTCGTGCCCAGCGCCATCATGAACAGCCAGCAGACCGAGCAGTTCTCCTGGATCGTCGTGGGTGTCGCCCTGATGCTGCTGGTGATCTTCAGGCCTCAGGGGATTCTGGGCGACAAGAGGGAGTTGCGTTTCAATGTCTGA
- a CDS encoding ANTAR domain-containing response regulator, which produces MTAAALPAPTVVIAEDEALIRMDLAEMLAEEGYDVVGQAADGQRAIELAEELRPDLVILDVKMPVLDGIAAAERIAAQRICPVVILTAFSQRELVERARDAGAMAYLLKPFSKTDLAPTIEMAVARFAEVRALESEVADLAERLETRKTMDRAKGLLQNELGLSEVDAFRWIQKTAMDLRLSMRQVAAGVIEHGPGIAQG; this is translated from the coding sequence GTGACTGCCGCCGCCCTCCCTGCTCCCACCGTCGTGATCGCCGAGGACGAAGCCCTCATCCGCATGGACCTGGCCGAGATGCTGGCCGAGGAGGGTTACGACGTGGTCGGGCAGGCCGCCGACGGGCAACGAGCCATCGAGCTCGCTGAGGAGCTGCGTCCGGACCTGGTCATCCTCGACGTCAAGATGCCCGTCCTGGACGGCATCGCGGCCGCTGAGCGCATCGCCGCCCAGCGGATCTGCCCGGTGGTGATCCTCACCGCGTTCAGCCAGCGAGAGCTGGTCGAGCGTGCCCGGGACGCCGGCGCCATGGCCTACCTGCTCAAGCCCTTCAGCAAGACCGACCTCGCGCCCACCATCGAGATGGCCGTCGCGCGGTTCGCCGAGGTCCGGGCCCTGGAGTCGGAGGTCGCCGACCTCGCCGAACGGCTCGAGACGCGCAAGACGATGGACCGTGCCAAGGGTCTTCTCCAGAACGAGCTGGGCCTGTCGGAGGTCGACGCCTTCCGCTGGATCCAGAAGACCGCGATGGACCTGCGCCTGTCGATGCGACAGGTCGCAGCGGGCGTCATCGAGCACGGTCCCGGGATCGCCCAAGGCTGA
- a CDS encoding ABC transporter substrate-binding protein encodes MNRTSTPSWLKVMAGAAALSLTLTACGSESNDNDKDKDADAASYTNDVCKGDVTSADTFKVGGILPLTGNLAFLGPPEIAGVGLAVSDINAAGGVDGAKACHQIEDSGDSTDLSVSTAAASEMVSAKPSVVIGAASSSVSLNFVDTLTSNKIVQISPANTATDLSGYSDYYFRTAPPDTIQGSALGTLIATDGHKKVAFLVFNDTYGTGLRNSTQKAIEEAGGEVVYGGKGDGNEFPAGQTTFSAEVTAALNTQPDAIVVLAFDETKAIIPELANQGWDMSKTYFTDGNTADYSEVFDEGTLEGAQGTIPGPNPDQKFKDNLSGWFKSAENKDLTDFTYGAEAYHAVILAALAATKGGDTTPQTIQKNLAAVSGAVDGSEECSTYEDCVKLLEDGKDINYQGPAGIGPINKQNDPGSAFIGIFQFQKDNTIKWATEVESSS; translated from the coding sequence GTGAATCGCACCAGCACTCCATCGTGGCTCAAGGTGATGGCCGGAGCCGCAGCGCTCTCGCTCACCCTCACCGCCTGCGGCAGCGAGTCCAACGACAACGACAAGGACAAGGACGCAGACGCCGCTTCGTACACCAACGATGTCTGCAAGGGCGACGTGACCAGCGCCGACACCTTCAAGGTCGGTGGCATCCTCCCGCTCACGGGCAACCTGGCGTTCCTCGGACCGCCGGAGATCGCCGGAGTAGGCCTGGCCGTCTCCGACATCAACGCGGCAGGCGGCGTCGACGGCGCCAAGGCGTGCCACCAGATCGAGGACTCCGGCGACTCGACAGACCTCTCGGTCTCCACCGCCGCAGCCAGCGAGATGGTCTCGGCGAAGCCCTCCGTCGTCATCGGTGCCGCGTCGTCCAGCGTCTCGCTGAACTTCGTCGACACGCTGACCAGCAACAAGATCGTCCAGATCTCGCCGGCCAACACCGCGACGGACCTGAGCGGCTACTCGGACTACTACTTCCGCACCGCTCCCCCGGACACCATCCAGGGCAGCGCGCTCGGCACCCTGATCGCCACCGACGGTCACAAGAAGGTCGCCTTCCTGGTCTTCAACGACACCTACGGCACCGGTCTGCGCAACTCCACGCAGAAGGCCATCGAGGAAGCCGGCGGCGAGGTCGTCTACGGCGGCAAGGGTGACGGCAACGAGTTCCCGGCCGGACAGACCACGTTCTCCGCCGAGGTGACGGCCGCGCTCAACACGCAGCCCGACGCCATCGTGGTGCTCGCCTTCGACGAGACCAAGGCGATCATCCCGGAGCTGGCCAACCAGGGCTGGGACATGTCCAAGACCTACTTCACCGACGGCAACACCGCCGACTACAGCGAGGTCTTCGACGAGGGCACCCTCGAGGGCGCGCAGGGCACCATCCCGGGCCCGAACCCCGACCAGAAGTTCAAGGACAACCTGTCGGGTTGGTTCAAGTCGGCCGAGAACAAGGACCTCACCGACTTCACCTACGGCGCGGAGGCCTACCACGCCGTGATCCTGGCCGCGCTCGCAGCGACCAAGGGTGGCGACACCACTCCGCAGACCATCCAGAAGAACCTGGCTGCGGTCTCCGGTGCGGTGGACGGCTCCGAGGAGTGCAGCACCTACGAGGACTGCGTGAAGCTCCTCGAGGACGGCAAGGACATCAACTACCAGGGTCCTGCCGGCATCGGCCCGATCAACAAGCAGAACGACCCGGGCTCGGCCTTCATCGGAATCTTCCAGTTCCAGAAGGACAACACCATCAAGTGGGCCACCGAGGTCGAGTCCAGCAGCTGA
- a CDS encoding GNAT family N-acetyltransferase: MSRASVLIRTATESDVVVLRELWSDVLRPTTREEQLADLRAVLVAAEGDDDCRIVVAEIDGQVVGAVHLRACVVSTLNLEPMVRTFAPHVMPGHHRRGVGSALMEAAAAFAEERGIGIVGAAALSASRDANRFFARLSMGPVATLRLATTTGLRQRLPAVRQSRMSAVPSGRHIDKVLAARRGRRAPRVIS, encoded by the coding sequence ATGTCGCGTGCGTCGGTGCTCATCCGGACCGCCACCGAGTCGGACGTGGTGGTTCTTCGGGAACTCTGGAGCGACGTGCTCCGTCCGACCACCCGGGAGGAACAGCTGGCCGACCTCCGTGCCGTGCTCGTCGCCGCAGAGGGGGACGACGACTGCCGCATCGTGGTCGCGGAGATCGACGGCCAGGTGGTCGGTGCGGTCCACCTGCGGGCCTGCGTCGTGTCGACGCTCAACCTCGAACCGATGGTGCGCACCTTTGCGCCCCACGTGATGCCGGGCCACCACCGTCGCGGCGTCGGCTCGGCCCTGATGGAGGCGGCTGCCGCCTTCGCCGAGGAGCGAGGCATCGGCATCGTCGGGGCTGCTGCACTCTCGGCCTCGCGTGACGCCAACCGCTTCTTCGCGCGCCTCTCGATGGGCCCGGTGGCCACGCTTCGCCTGGCGACGACGACCGGACTGAGGCAGCGCCTCCCCGCCGTACGTCAGTCGCGGATGAGTGCCGTGCCCAGCGGACGCCACATCGACAAGGTGCTGGCAGCCCGCCGGGGGCGGCGCGCACCGCGCGTCATCTCCTGA
- a CDS encoding glutamate synthase subunit beta — translation MADPKGFLKHDRQVAGRRDVEERVKDWNEVYPGKVGRALLPIITTQASRCMDCGIPFCHQGCPLGNLIPEWNDLVFRDDWDGAMDRLHKTNNFPEFTGRLCPAPCETACVLGINQNPVTIKNVEVSIIDRAWDSGYVRPEAPEWLSGKTVAVVGSGPAGLAAAQQLTRAGHTVAVYERADKPGGLLRYGIPEFKMEKVHLDRRLDQMRREGTIFRSGVEVGQGTLTGERLQQRYDAVVLAVGSTVARDLPVPGRELNGIHQAMEFLPQANREALGQTVEGQIRADGKHVVIIGGGDTGADCLGTSIRHGAASITQLEIMPEPTPDRPTGQPWPTYPMIFRVSSAHEEGGERVYSISTTEFVGDDEGNVTALRVVEVDAKFQPVPGTEREIPADLVLLAMGFVGPEQPGLVEQLGVELDERGNIKREKNYESSVPGVFVAGDAGRGQSLIVWAIAEGRAAAAAVDEFLTGSTELPSPIPPTARPLVV, via the coding sequence ATGGCTGACCCGAAGGGCTTCCTCAAGCACGACCGCCAGGTTGCTGGTCGTCGTGACGTCGAGGAGCGAGTCAAGGACTGGAACGAGGTCTACCCGGGCAAGGTGGGTCGCGCCCTGCTCCCGATCATCACCACGCAGGCGAGCCGGTGCATGGACTGCGGCATCCCGTTCTGCCACCAGGGCTGCCCCCTGGGCAACCTCATCCCGGAGTGGAACGACCTGGTCTTCCGCGACGACTGGGACGGGGCGATGGACCGGCTCCACAAGACGAACAACTTCCCGGAGTTCACGGGTCGTCTGTGCCCGGCGCCGTGCGAGACCGCCTGCGTCCTGGGGATCAACCAGAACCCGGTGACCATCAAGAACGTCGAGGTCTCGATCATCGACCGTGCCTGGGACTCGGGCTACGTCCGTCCCGAGGCGCCGGAGTGGCTCTCGGGCAAGACCGTCGCCGTCGTGGGTTCGGGTCCGGCCGGCCTGGCTGCGGCCCAGCAGCTCACGCGCGCCGGCCACACCGTCGCCGTGTACGAGCGGGCGGACAAGCCCGGTGGCCTGCTGCGCTACGGCATCCCCGAGTTCAAGATGGAGAAGGTGCACCTCGACCGTCGCCTCGACCAGATGCGGCGCGAGGGCACGATCTTCCGCAGCGGCGTGGAGGTCGGTCAGGGCACGCTCACGGGGGAGCGCCTGCAGCAGCGCTACGACGCGGTCGTCCTGGCCGTCGGCTCCACCGTGGCGCGCGACCTGCCCGTCCCCGGGCGTGAGCTCAACGGGATCCACCAGGCCATGGAGTTCCTTCCGCAGGCCAACCGCGAGGCCCTGGGCCAGACGGTCGAGGGCCAGATCCGGGCTGACGGCAAGCACGTCGTCATCATCGGTGGCGGTGACACCGGTGCTGACTGCCTCGGTACCTCGATCCGTCACGGCGCCGCCAGCATCACGCAGCTGGAGATCATGCCGGAGCCGACCCCGGACCGGCCCACGGGCCAGCCGTGGCCGACCTACCCGATGATCTTCCGGGTCTCCTCGGCGCACGAGGAGGGTGGCGAGCGGGTCTACTCGATCTCCACCACCGAGTTCGTGGGTGACGACGAGGGCAACGTCACGGCCCTTCGGGTGGTCGAGGTCGACGCCAAGTTCCAGCCCGTGCCCGGCACGGAGCGGGAGATCCCGGCTGACCTGGTGCTCCTGGCCATGGGCTTCGTCGGCCCCGAGCAGCCAGGCCTGGTCGAGCAGCTGGGCGTCGAGCTCGACGAGCGCGGCAACATCAAGCGCGAGAAGAACTACGAGTCGTCGGTCCCCGGCGTCTTCGTCGCCGGTGACGCCGGGCGCGGCCAGTCGCTCATCGTGTGGGCCATCGCGGAGGGGCGCGCTGCCGCCGCCGCGGTGGACGAGTTCCTCACCGGTTCCACCGAGCTGCCGTCCCCGATCCCGCCCACGGCTCGTCCGCTGGTGGTCTGA
- a CDS encoding ABC transporter ATP-binding protein encodes MSESSTPRVVHADPVARRALVEGFEARPGGAKPDPILSVDNITRSFGGITAVDVEHLEVERGIITALIGPNGAGKSTFFNLITGFDKPTSAGKGAQWSFEGKSMGKTSPSRVAQAGMVRTFQLTKALNRMTVLDNMMLGATDQAGENLFKAWIKPLWSAQEREVEAKAKELLDRFKLLDKKDDYAGSLSGGQRKLLEMARALMTDPTMIMLDEPMAGVNPALTQSLLGHIQSLRDEGMTVLFVEHDMHMVRHISDWVVVMAEGKIVAEGTADVVMNDSAVIDAYLGAHHDADLGDDSLLTDETMAQLATEVKKQENANE; translated from the coding sequence ATGTCTGAGAGCTCCACGCCCCGCGTCGTCCACGCGGATCCGGTTGCCCGTCGCGCCCTCGTGGAGGGCTTCGAGGCCCGCCCGGGCGGCGCCAAGCCCGATCCCATCCTGTCGGTCGACAACATCACCCGCTCGTTCGGCGGCATCACTGCCGTCGACGTCGAGCACCTCGAGGTGGAACGCGGCATCATCACTGCGTTGATCGGTCCCAACGGCGCGGGCAAGTCCACGTTCTTCAACCTCATCACGGGCTTCGACAAGCCCACGTCCGCCGGCAAGGGGGCGCAGTGGAGCTTCGAGGGCAAGAGCATGGGCAAGACCTCTCCGTCCCGGGTCGCCCAGGCCGGCATGGTCCGCACGTTCCAGCTGACCAAGGCCCTCAACCGGATGACCGTGCTCGACAACATGATGCTCGGGGCGACGGACCAGGCGGGGGAGAACCTCTTCAAGGCCTGGATCAAGCCGCTCTGGTCGGCCCAGGAGCGTGAGGTCGAGGCCAAGGCCAAGGAGCTGCTCGACCGTTTCAAGCTGCTGGACAAGAAGGACGACTACGCCGGAAGCCTCTCGGGTGGTCAGCGCAAGCTCCTCGAGATGGCGCGCGCGCTGATGACCGATCCCACCATGATCATGCTCGACGAGCCGATGGCCGGCGTGAACCCTGCGCTGACGCAGTCGCTGCTGGGCCACATCCAGAGCCTGCGTGACGAGGGCATGACCGTGCTCTTCGTCGAGCACGACATGCACATGGTGCGCCACATCTCCGACTGGGTGGTGGTGATGGCCGAGGGCAAGATCGTGGCCGAGGGCACGGCGGACGTCGTGATGAACGACTCCGCCGTGATCGATGCCTACCTTGGCGCCCACCACGACGCCGACCTGGGCGACGACTCGTTGCTCACCGACGAGACCATGGCCCAGCTGGCCACGGAGGTCAAGAAGCAGGAGAACGCGAATGAGTGA
- a CDS encoding branched-chain amino acid ABC transporter permease — protein sequence MKSHPRTWSGNGRRGALTRAAALAIAVGLTWLLAPMPAHAADTLCMPTPEAGCIAGTLRTEEGVLEGVDIKLVSPSGEEQSVTTSATGKWNLQVTEEGPWEVTIVEDTLPDDVATDGKVTARARLGGTTAALIEVRTTSYSSERSFAEYLAQSTANGLRLGLLLALASVGLSLIYGTTKLSNFAHAEQVTLGGMLAYGLVNVGGLNLWLGAALTVLICAMTGWTQDRVIWQPLRRRGLGLTQMMIVTIGLSLALQYCFQYFVGAATVRVVRENPSVTEIGPITMTQQSFAAMAISVVVLAAVGFALLRTRIGRATRAVADNPALAAASGIDVDKVIRLVWTVSAALAGLSGVMYALVTNGIKWDSGMQILLLLFAAVTLGGLGTAFGALVGSLIIGLVVELAPVVGIPGDFKYATAMLILILLLLVRPQGLLGKAERVG from the coding sequence GTGAAGAGTCATCCACGCACGTGGAGCGGTAACGGTCGACGTGGCGCGCTGACGCGCGCCGCTGCCCTGGCCATCGCGGTCGGCCTGACGTGGCTGCTGGCCCCGATGCCCGCCCACGCGGCCGACACCTTGTGCATGCCGACGCCGGAGGCGGGCTGCATCGCGGGCACGCTGCGTACGGAGGAAGGCGTCCTCGAAGGGGTCGACATCAAGCTCGTCTCCCCGTCCGGGGAAGAGCAGAGCGTCACCACGAGCGCGACCGGCAAGTGGAACCTCCAGGTCACCGAGGAGGGCCCCTGGGAGGTCACCATCGTCGAGGACACGTTGCCTGACGACGTGGCGACCGACGGCAAGGTGACCGCGCGAGCACGGCTCGGCGGCACCACCGCCGCGCTCATCGAGGTGCGGACGACCAGCTACTCCTCGGAGCGCAGCTTCGCCGAGTACCTCGCCCAGAGCACGGCCAACGGCCTCCGCCTGGGCCTGCTGCTGGCGCTGGCCTCGGTCGGCCTCTCCCTGATCTACGGCACCACCAAGCTCTCCAACTTCGCCCACGCCGAGCAGGTGACGCTCGGCGGCATGCTGGCCTACGGCCTGGTCAACGTGGGCGGCCTCAACCTCTGGCTGGGAGCCGCGTTGACCGTCCTCATCTGCGCGATGACCGGGTGGACCCAGGACCGGGTCATCTGGCAGCCGTTGCGACGTCGCGGGCTCGGCCTCACGCAGATGATGATCGTGACGATCGGTCTCTCGCTCGCCCTGCAGTACTGCTTCCAGTACTTCGTGGGTGCGGCCACCGTCCGGGTGGTCCGCGAGAACCCCAGCGTGACCGAGATCGGTCCCATCACGATGACCCAGCAGTCGTTCGCCGCCATGGCGATCTCGGTCGTGGTGCTCGCCGCGGTCGGCTTCGCGCTGCTGCGCACCCGGATCGGCCGGGCGACCCGAGCGGTCGCCGACAACCCGGCTTTGGCCGCCGCCTCCGGCATCGACGTCGACAAGGTCATCCGCCTGGTGTGGACGGTCTCTGCCGCTCTGGCCGGCCTGTCCGGGGTCATGTACGCCCTGGTCACCAACGGCATCAAGTGGGACTCGGGCATGCAGATCCTCCTGCTGCTCTTCGCGGCCGTCACCCTCGGCGGACTCGGCACGGCCTTCGGCGCCCTGGTTGGTTCGCTCATCATCGGCCTGGTCGTCGAGCTCGCCCCGGTCGTGGGCATCCCGGGTGACTTCAAGTACGCGACCGCCATGCTCATCCTCATCCTCCTCCTGCTGGTGCGGCCCCAGGGCCTGCTCGGCAAGGCGGAGCGAGTCGGCTAG
- a CDS encoding ABC transporter ATP-binding protein, which yields MSDATSKPVVIETQNLVGGYLPGVNILNGCSIKAHAGEMIGIIGPNGAGKSTLLKAMFGLVQVHEGTVRLHGEDITNARTNRLVEMGVGFVPQTNNVFPSLTVEENLRMGLFLRPKKVNERLAAMWDLFPVLHQRSNQQAGALSGGERQSLAMARALMMEPSVLLLDEPSAGLSPVRQDETFLRTRMINKTGVCIVMVEQNARRCLQICDRGYVLDQGRDAYTGTGRELADDPKVIQLYLGTLATDVKTKDEGA from the coding sequence ATGAGTGACGCGACCTCGAAGCCGGTGGTCATCGAGACGCAGAACCTGGTGGGGGGATACCTCCCGGGCGTCAACATCCTCAACGGCTGCTCCATCAAGGCGCATGCGGGCGAGATGATCGGCATCATCGGTCCGAACGGCGCTGGCAAGTCGACGTTGCTGAAGGCCATGTTCGGCCTGGTCCAGGTGCACGAGGGCACGGTCCGGCTGCACGGCGAGGACATCACCAATGCGCGGACCAACCGTCTCGTGGAGATGGGCGTCGGCTTCGTGCCGCAGACCAACAACGTCTTCCCGTCGTTGACGGTCGAGGAGAACCTCAGGATGGGGCTCTTCCTGCGCCCCAAGAAGGTGAACGAGCGCCTGGCCGCGATGTGGGACCTCTTCCCCGTCCTGCACCAGCGCAGCAACCAGCAGGCCGGAGCGCTCTCCGGTGGTGAGCGTCAGTCCCTGGCGATGGCGCGAGCGCTCATGATGGAGCCGTCCGTGCTGCTGCTCGACGAGCCCTCCGCAGGGCTCTCGCCGGTGCGCCAGGACGAGACCTTCCTGCGCACCCGCATGATCAACAAGACGGGTGTCTGCATCGTGATGGTGGAGCAGAACGCCCGCCGGTGCCTGCAGATCTGTGACCGCGGCTACGTGCTCGACCAGGGCCGCGACGCCTACACCGGCACCGGGCGGGAGCTCGCCGACGACCCCAAGGTGATCCAGCTCTACCTCGGCACGCTTGCGACGGACGTCAAGACGAAGGACGAAGGGGCCTGA
- a CDS encoding PaaI family thioesterase — protein sequence MSNHPMNVPDVDPDLKDASAQELLASLRDMRGALNEKMGIELVEVSAERVVGTMPVEGNTQPYGLLHGGASVVLAESLGSVGAAMHGHPERIPVGVDINATHHRSAVQGTVTGVATAVHLGRTSACYEVVITDEQGRRLCTSRITCALIPPRS from the coding sequence ATGAGCAACCACCCCATGAACGTGCCCGACGTCGACCCCGACCTCAAGGACGCCTCGGCGCAGGAGCTGCTCGCGAGCCTGCGCGACATGAGGGGCGCGTTGAACGAGAAGATGGGCATCGAGCTGGTCGAGGTCAGCGCCGAACGGGTCGTCGGAACCATGCCGGTCGAGGGCAACACCCAGCCCTACGGCCTGCTCCACGGCGGGGCCTCGGTGGTCCTGGCCGAGTCGCTGGGCTCCGTCGGTGCCGCGATGCACGGTCACCCTGAGCGGATCCCCGTCGGCGTGGACATCAACGCCACCCATCACCGTTCCGCGGTCCAGGGCACCGTCACCGGCGTGGCCACGGCCGTCCACCTCGGCCGGACGAGCGCCTGCTACGAGGTCGTCATCACCGACGAGCAGGGACGACGCCTCTGCACCTCACGCATCACCTGCGCGCTGATCCCTCCGCGCAGCTGA